CGCCGGGCCCTGCGCGACCTTCCCTGCGAGGAATAGGTTTCGCCATGTCTCAGCACATCAAACACGGCTGCGACCATATTTTCTTTATCGGCTTTTTGGGCGCGGGCAAATCGACGCTCGCGCGCAACGTCGGCACTATGTTCAAGCGGCGTTTTATCGATACCGATCGTTTGGTTGTGCGTCGATGTGGCAAGTCGGTGACCGAGATATTTGAGACCGAGGGCGAGGACCGTTTTCGCGAGCTCGAGACCTCGGCACTCCGTTCGCTTCAAAGCGAGCGCAGCCTGCTGGTGTCGTGCGGGGGTGGCATCGTCGAGACGCCGGTGAACATTGAACTGATGCACGAGATGGGTACATGCGTGTACCTCGAAGGCGACTTTGAGGACTCGTTGCGCCAGATTCGCCGCTCCGATACCCGGCCCGATTTCCGCTCGCCCGAGCATGCTGCGCGCCTGTTTGAGCATCGCCGTCCGCTGTATCGCCAAGCCGCCGATATTACCCTTGATATTCGCAACAAGTCCTTCGAGGACGTTTCCTACCTTTGTGCCGAGATGCTTTTGGAGCGTGGACTGCTATGATTCGCCGCCAACTTATCAATTTCCAAAACCGCAGTGTCGATGTTCGCGTCGGATTGGGCGCGTTCGAGGAACTGTCGCGCATGTTTGCCTCGGCTGTGGGCAAGCCTAAGCGCGCGATGGTGGTTTGGAACGACGCCACATCCGAGCGTTTTGGCGAGGCTGTCGAGCATGCGCTGGTTGACGCCGGTTTTGCCGTGTCGCTGCTCGTCCTCGAGGTTTCACCTGCTGGTGCTACGCTTGCCGATGCCGATACCGTCTTTGGCGCCCTGTCGGCTAACGGCATTACCTGCGACGATCTCGTTGTCGCTGTCGGCGACACGGCGACCTGCTCGGTCGTTTGCTGGTGTGCCAATCAGTGGTGCGGTCGCACCGAGTGCGCCTTGCTGCCGACGACGTTCGACGCCATGCTCACGGTCGCGACGACCATGAAGCCGCTCGTTTCCTCGTCGGCGAATGCGCTTCCCGCTATCGCGTTCCGTCCCGAGCCGGGCTTGGTCGTGTGTGACCTCGACCTTGTTCGCGAGGCGGACCCCGAGGACCTCAAGCTCGGCTATGCGGTACTTGTTGGCACCATGCTTTCGAGCAGCAAGTCCCGCTGGAATCAGTTTACCGAGACCGTTCCCGAGATTCTCGCGGGCGAGGAGGTCGCGCTCGTCAATGCCGTTCAGTGGTCTCAGACTGCCCGCAAGGACGTACTGATGGCCACGAACCCGAGCGCCCGCCATGCGCTCGATTTTGGCAAGACGGGAGAGCGTACCCTGCGCTCCTGCTTGGGCGATGCCGCTTCGCAGGTCCCTGCCTACCAGCTGCTGTCCGAGGGCATGCGTTTTGAGGCGCGTCTAGCACATGATGCCTGCGACTTCGATATCGATTACGTCTTTGAGGTCGATGACTGCCTGGAGGACTTTGGTATCGAGGAGCTCGCCTTCGATCTGGAGCCTGACGCATATATCGAGGAGTTCCGCAGGCAGCAGTTTGTCCGCTCGAACCGTAGCATGTTGCCGCTGCCCGCGGCGCTCGGCGCCATTCGTCTAACGAGCGTTGAGGACGAGGTTCTCGACCGCCATGCTCACGCCTACTTGGCTTCTCGCAAAGAACTTCTCTAAGATTTATTGACATCCATCGTCTTACGTATCATGTTGAGGGGCGGGTTTCCAATCGGTTGCGGATCGCATGCGATTCCGTCGTTCGGTTGAGACCCGTCCCGTCTATATAGAGACAACAAGAAAGGAATCTGCATGTCTGAGTTTGCTGCCGGTCCTGCCGGTCGTATCGAGCGTGTCCGTGCCCTGATGGCCGAGCGTGGCTACGACGCCATCGTGGTGCGCGACGAGGCCAACCTTCGTTGGCTTACGGGCGTGAAGGGCGTCTTCGACTACACCTTTGAGTTCCCGCACGCTGCGTTTATTACGGCCGACCAGTGTCTGTTCCACACCGACTCGCGCTACCTCAACAGCTTTGAGGAGAATACGCCCGCCGGCAGCCCCTGGGTCTACGACATGGACGAGGGCACCATCCCCGGTTGGGTCGCTGGTAAGATCGCGGCCAACAAGTGCCGCGTCTGCGCTGTCGAGGACGATATGCAGATTAATTTCTACCAGGGCATTCAGCGCGGCCTAGAGGACCGCTCCGTCGCCTGCATGCTGCCGCTGATGCACGACGACATCCGCAAGATGCGCGCCATCAAGGATGCCGAGGAGATCGAGCTCATGCGCCACGCACAGTCGATCACCGACGCCGCCTTCCAGCACATGCTCGGCTTTATTAAGCCCGGTATGACCGAGAAGCAGGTTCGTAACGAGCTCGAGAACTTTATGTTCGCCAACGGCGCCGACAGCCTTGCCTTCGGCTCCATCGTGGCGAGCGGCCCCAACACCGCCAACCCCCATGCCGTGCCGAGCGACCGCGTGATCGAGAAGGGCGATTTCGTTCTCATGGATTACGGCGCGGGCTACTGCGATTATCGCTCCGACATGACACGCACTGTTGTGATGGGCGAGCCCACGCAGGAGCAGCTTGACCTGTACGCGCTCGTGCGCCGTACGCACGAGGAGTGCGTCGCCGCCATCCATCCGGGCGTCGAGGGCAACGACATTTTCAAGCTTTCCAAGAAGATCATCGGCGATGCCGGCTATGGCGATTACTACAACCATGGTCTGGGCCACGGCGTGGGCATTGACATCCACGAGCTGCCCAACTTCAACCGCAGCAAGAACACCATTGAGATCGGCTCGGTTATCACCATGGAGCCCGGCGTGTACCTGCCCGGCGTGGGCGGCGTGCGCCTGGAGGACTACGGCGTGGTCACCGAGAACGGTTACGAGCCCTTCACCAAGACGCCGCATGACCTTCACGTCATCGATTGCTAGTCTACTTCGGTAGATAGTTTGGGGCGGGGCCTCCGGAGCAATTCGGGCGCCCCGCGTTCTCTTTTTATGCGCTCGCTGCAGGCGCCGTCTGCAAGTGTATAATTTCGGTCGTATGTAATTTGGACGCTTGTGCGTTCTGCCCATAACAAGAAAGGTCGCTATGCCTACCATTTCTACCGCCGACTTCAAGAACGGCCTCGGTCTCCGCATCAAGGACAAGGTCTACACCATCGTCGAGTTCCAGCATGTCAAGCCGGGCAAGGGCGGCGCGTTTGTGCGCTACAAGACCCGCGACATCAAGAGCGGCCGCGTCGTCGAGAACACCTGCAACGCCGGCACTAAGTTCGAGAGCGTCATGCTCACCACCCGTGAGTTCCAGTACCTCTACAACGATGGCACCGACTACATCTTCATGGACAACGAGTCCTATGAGCAGGTTCCCGTTCCCGAGGACATGGTGGGCGAGAACTCCAAGTGGCTGCGCGAGAACGACATCTGCCAGCTGCTCTTCGCCGACGATGAGCTCATGGGCGTGACTCCGCCGATGTTCATCGAGACCACCATCGTCCAGACCGACCCGGGCTTTAAGGGCGACACCGTCCAGGGTTCCACCAAGCCGGCCACGATCGACACCGGCGCTGTCATCCAGGTCCCCATGTACCTCAACGAGGGCGAGGTCATCAAGGTTGACACCCGCGACGGCAAGTTCGTCTCCCGCGTCTAGCAACCAACTCTTCTAGGAGGACTCATGCCCCAGGAAATCAAGATTGACGGCATCGGCATTTCGCCCGATGTTCTGACCGCCATCGTCTCGCGCGCCGTGTCGGATGTCGAGGGCATCGCCTCCGTTGGCGTCAAGGACCTTGCCACCAACCTTGTCTCCATGATGCTCTCGTCCAAGGCCCCGGCTTCCGAGCCGGCGGTCGAGGCCGAGGTCATCGGCGACAAGCTCGCACTCACCGTGCGTGTCGTGGTGTTCTTTGGCTATCCGTTCAAGAAACTCGCCGAGGCCGTTCGCGCCGCCGTGGTCGCCGCCATCGATGCCCAGGTGGGCGTTGAGGTCGAGCGCGTTGACGTTTGCATCGACGGCCTCGTTTTCCCCAAGGAGTAACCTTTGAGCCTTAAGGTTTATCGCGGGCGCACGCTTGCCCGCAGTCAGGCGCTGCAGCTGCTGTTCCAGGCCGAGGCCACGGACAGCCCGCTCGAGCGCGTCCTCGAGGGCGATTTCCTGATTTCGAAGGGTCCCCTCGACCCCTATGCGCTGGAGCTGTGCCGCGGTGCCTACGAGCATATCGACCGCATCGACTGCGCTCTGCGCTCCGTTGCCAAGAACTGGGATCTTATGCGCATGCCCGGCGCCGACCGCAATCTGCTGCGTATCGCCGTCTATGAGATGCGTTTCCTCACCGACGAGGAGGTCTCGGACGCCATCGTGATCAACGAGGCCGTCGAGCTTGCCAAGGCCTATGGCACCGACCAGTCCGCGTCGTTCGTCAACGGCGTGCTGGGCAAGATCGCTCGCAGCGAGGAGCTGCCGGGCGAGGACCTGTACCAGGAGCTGTTGGCCGAAGATCGCGCTCGCGAGGAGGCCGAGGCTGCCGAGGCTGCCGCTAAGGTTGCTGTTGCTCAGGCTGAGGCTGGCGTGCTGGCCGAGGATGCGGACGCCGCCGAGGCTGTCGTCGACTCCTTCGAGGAGTAGTCATGCCAGAGGGTTCTGTCCGCAACTTTGACGAGATCTCGGACCGTCTGGATCAGATCATCGCTACCGTTCGCTCCAAGGATACGTCCCTGGAGCGTTCGCTCGATCTGTTTGACGAAGCGATTGAGCTGGGTTCCCGCGCGGTCGATATGGTCGACAAGTTTGAGTTGACGCCGCGTGAGGCCAATAAGCTCGAGCAGGAATACGATGAGGATGCGGCAAACGAATCCCAGGATAGCTAGGCCGCATCTCCGGATACGAATGGTTGATGGCATTCATGAAACGCGTGCGTCTTGATGACGAACTGATTTCACAGGGCATCTGCGCCGATCGCGCGGATGCCCTTCGCACTCTTATGGCCGGCTTGGTCTCGAGTGGCGGCGAGCGCTTGACTTCGCCGGGCCTAAAGGTGACGCCGGGCCTACCGCTGCACGTTAAAGGGCGCATTCCGTACGTTGGACGCGGCGGCCTTAAGCTCGAGGGTGCGCTCGATGCGTTTTGTACCGATCCCACGGGCCTTGCCTGCCTGGACGTAGGCTGCTCTACCGGCGGCTTTACCGATTGCCTGCTCAAGCGCGGAGCTGCGACCGTTGTCTCGGTGGACGTGGGTCGCGCACAGTTCGATTGGTCGTTGCGTCAGGACGATCGCGTGACGCTGCATGAGCGCACCAACGTGACGCAGCTGCCTGAGCTTGGCTATGCCGGCGCCATCGACCTGGCTGTTTGTGATGTCTCGTTTACCAGCATCGCGAATATCATCGACGCCGTGCTGGCGTGCCTGAAGCCTTCGGGTTCGTTCTGCACGCTCGTAAAGCCGCAGTTTGAGGCACCGGCGTCGCTGGTGGGTGAGGGCGGTATCGTGACCGACCCCGCCGTGCGTGTCGACACGCTCGTTGCGGTCATCGAGCTGTTTGCCGCGAAGAGCTTGTTCCCGGTCGACGTGTGCGTGTCGCCCATCCATGGCGCCAAGGGCAACGTCGAGTTTTTCCTGTACGGCACGAGGTTTGCCCCCGGCGAGCGCACCGACGATGAGCTGCAATCCCAGGTATCGGTTTTGAGCGAGAAAGCTGCAACGCTATGAAGGTCTTTCTGGTTCCCAATTACTACAAGCAGGAGGCGGTCGAGAGCGGCCTGATGCTCGAGCTTTGGCTTTCGCGCCAGGGCTACGAGGTCGCATGGGCTGCTGATCAGCGTTCCAAGATCCAGAGTGCGCCCGATGTTGACGATGCCGACCTGGTCATTACGCTCGGCGGTGACGGTACGCTGCTGCGCGCTGCCCGCATCCTCAACCATCGTGAGATTCCTATCCTCGGTCTTTCCTATGGTCATTTGGGTTTTTTGACGGCCGCGAGTCCCGAGGAGCGCGACATTTTGCAGGTCGTGAGCGATGCCTTGTCCGGTGAGCTCCATGTGAGTCGCCGCGCCACTATCGCCGCCGATATCGTTTCGGTGCGCGAAGACGGCACGAAGGATGTTGTGCGCACGTTTGCCCTCAACGACATGGCGCTTACGCGCGGGCCCCTGTCCGATATGGTCGAGTTCGACATCACGGTGTCCGGCCATCATATCGACCGCCTGCGCGGTGACGGCGTGGTTGTATCGACGGCGACCGGCTCCACCGGCTACGCGCTTTCCGCCGGCGGCCCCATCGTCAGTCCCGATTACACGGGCATGGTCTGTGTGCCCATCGCTCCGCATACCATTCAGGCTCGCGCCTTTTTGACCTCGCCGAGCGATGTCGTCGAGATCTTTATGTCCGATGATCGCCCGAGCGTTCCGGCGATCGCCATCGATGGACAATTTATTACCTGCGATGGCACGGTCGAGAGCGTGGCTGTGCGCCGTGGTCCCGGCGATGTGCTGCTGCTGGATTACGGTCCCGAGAGCTTCTATAACTCGGTGAGCCGCGTGTTCTACGGAGTGCGTCATGATCGATGAGCTGCAGGTTTCTAACATTGCACTCATTCGTGAGGCGACGCTGGTGCCGAGTGCCGGCCTGACTGTCCTGACCGGCGAGACCGGTGCCGGCAAGACCGCGCTGCTCTCGGCGCTCAAGCTCATATTGGGCGAGCGCGCGGATTCGTCGACGGTGCGCGAGGGCGAGGCGCTGGCGAGCGTCGAGGCACGCCTGTTCGACGGTCCGCACGACACGGAGGGGTTCACCGTACAGCGTAGCCTTTCTGCCGAGGGCCGCAGCCGCGTAAAAATTGACGGCCGCATCGCCAGCGTGCGTGAGCTTTCGGAGCGCGTCGGCGTGATGATGGATCTTTGCGGTCAGCACGAGCACCAGCGCTTGCTCGATCCGGCGCATCATGTTGCCATGGTCGATGCCTGGGCTGGGCGCGCAGCGCTTGAGGCGCTCGAGAAGTATCGCGCCTGTTTTAAGGCTTCGCGTGTCGCCGCCAACGAGGTTCGACGTGTCGAAGAGGCCTCGCGTGCGCAGGGGAGTCGCGTCGAGGAGGCGCGCTTTGCCCTCGAGCGCATCGGCGAGGTCGACCCCAAGCCAGGCGAGTGCGAGGAGCTCGAGGAGCTGCTGCCGCGCTCCGAACATGCCGAGGTACTGGTTGCCACTGCTAACGATGCCCATGCATCGCTTGCCGCCGAAGGAGGAGCGCTCGATGCCGTGAACAGCGCCGTGGCAGAGCTTTCCCGTATGGCTAGCGTCGATCGCAAACTGGGTGACATTGCCGATGCGCTTTCGGATGCCTGTATATCCCTTGAGGATAGCGCGAACGAGCTTCGTGCCTATCGCGATGGCGTCGCCTTCGACCCGCGCGAGCTCGCTCGCATGCGTGAGCGGTATTCCGACCTCAAGGGTCTGTTGCGTCAGTGGGGTCCCACCATGGACGATGTTTTTGCCATGCGCGAACGCTCACAAGAGTTGCTGTCTCTGGTCGATGATGGCGATGAACAGATCAAAAAGGCGCGTGAGGCACTCGGGAGCGCCGAGCGCGAGTTGTTTGCCGCCGCCAAGGCACTTAAGCGCGCGCGGAATACCGCAGCCCCGCGCTTTTGCCACGAGGTCGGCCGTCAGATGGCGCGCCTGGAGATGGGTGGCGCCGAGCTCGTCTGGGAGTCGCGCGATCTTCCGCGTGCTGAGTGGACGCCCGTTGGTCCTTCGAGCTACGAGCTGCTATACCGCAGCGGTGCCGGTTTGACGCCGCGCCCCCTGCGTCGAATTGCGTCGGGCGGCGAGCTCAGCCGCGTCATGCTGGCAAGCAAGGTTGTCCTCGGTAACGCGGATGGTGTCGATACGCTGGTGTTTGACGAGGTCGATGCTGGTGTCGGTGGCTCCACGGCGCGTGCGCTCGCGGGCGTGCTGGCAGATCTCGCCGCTACGCATCAGGTGATTGTCGTAACCCACTTGGCGCAGGTCGCCGTCATGGCCGACAAACATTATGTTGTCAGTAAGGAACCGGGCGATGTTCCCCAGACGCATTTGGACGAGGTGACCGGCGAAGCGCGTACCGCCGAGATCGCCCGCATGTTGAGCGGCGATCAGTCCGAGGCGAGCTTGGCCCACGCCAAGCAGATGCTTGAAGAAGCTCGAGGCTAGGTTGTATCACCGGTGTTGGTGGGACAAAATAGACTGAATTTTTTGTCCCACTACGCTTTTTACTCCACAACCTTATCCGGCTGGATGAGCTCCTCGTAGTAGCTGATATGCTCGCGAGCGTCTTCAATCTCGGGCAGCAGGAAGTTGTAGATTACTTCGATGATCATCGTGGCGCTGATCTTAGAGAACGCAAAGTCGCCTGTCGTCAGCAGCGCTTCGTGGTTGACGGTATTAAAAGTGTAGTCTGCCAGACGTGCGAGCGGGGATTTGCTGTCGCTGCTGATGACGACTACGGTTGCGCCGCAGTTGCGAGCCGCTTTTGCCATGCGATTCAGTCGGCGCGATTTGCCGGAGTTTGAGATTAGCACGATGACGTCACCCGGGCGTAACGTGAGCGCAAAGCCGATTGATGTCTCGCTAATGGTGCTCGCCATGCAGCGCAGGCCCAGCTGCGAAAACTTAAACGTCGCATCGAGCGCGACCGCGTTCGTATTGCCCACAGCTGCAAACTCAATAACCCCTGCATGCTTAAGGGCATGCACAACAGCCGCCAGCGTATCGTGGTCGATTCCGTCGATGGTCGCATTAAGCTCGCTCACCTTGGCAGCCAAGATGTTCTTGAGGCTCTGCTCCATATTGTAGAGCGAGACCTCGTCAGTCAGGCCCTCGTTGCGCTGGCTTTCCAAATCCCTCGCCAACGAAAACTGAAAGCTGCGGAAGCTGCCAAAGCCAAGCTTGCGGCAGAAGCGCGAAACGGTCGCCTCGGACGTGGCGGCGGCGCGTGAGAGCTGAGCGGCCGTGAGGCGCGGCGCCTCGGACTGGTGCTCCAATATATAGTCGACAATGCGCTGCTCGGACTCGCTGTATCCCTGATGGGTGCTTATGAGGGAAAGTGCGCTCTTGCTACTATCGGTCATGGATGGCTCCTGGTTGGCATGAAAATCTAATTTGATTTGCAATGCCATAGTATACGGGCATTTCCAATTACAAGATACACCTTGCCGTTTCAAGTGTTGATGGTAAACTTTCACCTACCGTTTACGGTTATGAAAGAACCTTTCACCGGAGAATTGCATCTTGTCTCTTCTCACGCGGACGGTAGGTTGGTATCTTTCAGTTGTGGAAAAACGCGCATCGAAGCGCGTGTAGGGGAGCGCCCGCGGGCGCTGTACTCAAGAAGGAGGGACACATGGCTAAGTTTGACATCATCGCCGCCACCGGTTGCCCGACCGGCATTGCGCACACCTTCATGGCGAAGGAAGCGCTGGAGAAGGCAGCTGCCGAGCGCGGTCTGACCATTAAGGTCGAGACTCATGGCCAGGTCGGTGTCGAGAACGAGCTCACCAAGAGCGAGATCACTGGCGCCAAGGCCGTTGTCGTCGCAGCCGATAAGGATGTCCAGGCTGAGCGTTTCGCCGGCAAGCCCATGGTTTCCGTTGGTGTTTCCAAGGCCCTGTCCGTTGAGGCCGCCGGTAAGCTGATTGACCGCGCGCTCGCCGCTAAGGGCGACAGCACGGTTGCAGCCGCTGCCGATGTCGAGGACGAAGTCGAGGAGAAGGAGTCCATCGGCCACGTCATCTATAAGCACCTCATGAACGGCGTTAGCCATATGCTGGTCTTCGTCGTTGCCGGTGGTGTCCTGACCGCCGTTTCGTTCCTGTGGGGCATTACGTCCTTCGATTCGACGGCGTCTGACTACAACAGCTTTGCTGCGATGCTCAAGATCATCGGCGGCATCGCCATGAACCTTATGGTTCCGGTGCTTTCCGCCTACATTGCCGAATCCATCGGCAAGCGCCCGGCGCTCGTCCCCGGCTTTGTTGCCGGTATGATCGCCATCCAGGGCCTGCCCGTTAACGCCGAGACCGGCATGATCGACGCCGGTGGCGCCGGCGTGGGCTTCGGCTTCCTGGGCGGCATCGTTGGCGGCTTCCTCGCCGGTTATGTCATCCTGCTGCTCGAGAAGGTCTTTGCCGGTCTGCCCAAGAACTTGGACGGCCTCAAGGCTATCTTCCTGTATCCGCTGTTCTCGACGGCTATCGTCGGCCTGGTCATGCTCGGCATTTCCGGCCCCATGGCTGCCATTAACACCGCCATGATGGACTTCCTCAAGGGCCTGTCCGCCTCTGGCGCCGTTGTACTGGGTCTTGCCATCGGCTGCATGTGCGCCTTTGACATGGGCGGCCCGGTCAACAAGGCTGCTTACGTCACCGGTACTGCTATGCTCACCGAGGCACTGGCTGCTGGCGTTGGCACCGATACCTACAACTTCGGCACCAACTTCATGGCTGCCGTCTCCGCTGCTTGCATCGTTCCGCCGCTGATCACCACCTTCGCCGTCGTCGTCGGCAAGAAGTACTTCAGCCAGGAGGATCATGACGCCGGTATCGTCAACCTCATTCTTGGTTGCACCCACATTACCGAGGGCGCCATTCCATTCATGACCAAGAACATCTGGCCGGTCATGCCCATCATGATGCTCGGTTCCTCTATCGCTTCGATCCTGACCATTATGTTCAACGTTCACGATCCGGCGCCTCACGGTGGCTTCCTGGTCCTGCCCGTTGTCGAGAACGGTCCGCTGTGGGTCCTCGCGATCCTCATCGGCGCTGTGGTCGGTGGCATCCTGTTCGTGGCCTTCAAGAAGTACGACTTCGAGAAGAATCAGAAGGCCGCTCCTGTAGCCAAACCGGTTGAGGCTTCCAAGGCTGCTGCCGTCGAGGCCCCTAAGGCCGAGGCTGCCGACTTCGTGAAGGTCGAGAATGTCTTTGTCGCCGAGGACTTCGCTTCTCGTGACGAGGCTCTGAGCTTCGTTTCCAACCAGGCTGTCAAGGCCGGTATCGCCAGCGACGCCGACGCCGTGATGAACGCCTTCCTGGCCCGCGAGGCCGAGGGCACCACGGGCATGATGGAGGGCTTCGCCATCCCGCATGCCAAGTCCGACGCCATTACCGAGGCTGCCGTCATCGTCGTTAAGGACGAGTCCGGCGTGACCGGTTGGGATACCATGGACGGCGCTCCCGTCAACGTGGCCATCGCTCTGCTCATCCCTGGTGCACAGGCTGGCACCACGCACCTCAAGATCCTGTCCAAGGTCGCCGAGGCGCTCATGGACGAGGACTTCCGTGCCACCGTCAAGGGTTCCACCGACGCCGCCAAGATCGCCAAGACGATCAACGCCCGCCTGGTCTAATTCCACGGTACGTGAAAAACTTCGCCCCCTGTAACAAAGGCGGAGACCCTCTCCAGGGCCTCCGCCTTTTTCATCCCAACT
The DNA window shown above is from Collinsella aerofaciens and carries:
- a CDS encoding exodeoxyribonuclease VII small subunit; translated protein: MPEGSVRNFDEISDRLDQIIATVRSKDTSLERSLDLFDEAIELGSRAVDMVDKFELTPREANKLEQEYDEDAANESQDS
- a CDS encoding 3-dehydroquinate synthase family protein gives rise to the protein MIRRQLINFQNRSVDVRVGLGAFEELSRMFASAVGKPKRAMVVWNDATSERFGEAVEHALVDAGFAVSLLVLEVSPAGATLADADTVFGALSANGITCDDLVVAVGDTATCSVVCWCANQWCGRTECALLPTTFDAMLTVATTMKPLVSSSANALPAIAFRPEPGLVVCDLDLVREADPEDLKLGYAVLVGTMLSSSKSRWNQFTETVPEILAGEEVALVNAVQWSQTARKDVLMATNPSARHALDFGKTGERTLRSCLGDAASQVPAYQLLSEGMRFEARLAHDACDFDIDYVFEVDDCLEDFGIEELAFDLEPDAYIEEFRRQQFVRSNRSMLPLPAALGAIRLTSVEDEVLDRHAHAYLASRKELL
- the nusB gene encoding transcription antitermination factor NusB; protein product: MSLKVYRGRTLARSQALQLLFQAEATDSPLERVLEGDFLISKGPLDPYALELCRGAYEHIDRIDCALRSVAKNWDLMRMPGADRNLLRIAVYEMRFLTDEEVSDAIVINEAVELAKAYGTDQSASFVNGVLGKIARSEELPGEDLYQELLAEDRAREEAEAAEAAAKVAVAQAEAGVLAEDADAAEAVVDSFEE
- a CDS encoding Asp23/Gls24 family envelope stress response protein, whose product is MPQEIKIDGIGISPDVLTAIVSRAVSDVEGIASVGVKDLATNLVSMMLSSKAPASEPAVEAEVIGDKLALTVRVVVFFGYPFKKLAEAVRAAVVAAIDAQVGVEVERVDVCIDGLVFPKE
- a CDS encoding MurR/RpiR family transcriptional regulator encodes the protein MTDSSKSALSLISTHQGYSESEQRIVDYILEHQSEAPRLTAAQLSRAAATSEATVSRFCRKLGFGSFRSFQFSLARDLESQRNEGLTDEVSLYNMEQSLKNILAAKVSELNATIDGIDHDTLAAVVHALKHAGVIEFAAVGNTNAVALDATFKFSQLGLRCMASTISETSIGFALTLRPGDVIVLISNSGKSRRLNRMAKAARNCGATVVVISSDSKSPLARLADYTFNTVNHEALLTTGDFAFSKISATMIIEVIYNFLLPEIEDAREHISYYEELIQPDKVVE
- the efp gene encoding elongation factor P, yielding MPTISTADFKNGLGLRIKDKVYTIVEFQHVKPGKGGAFVRYKTRDIKSGRVVENTCNAGTKFESVMLTTREFQYLYNDGTDYIFMDNESYEQVPVPEDMVGENSKWLRENDICQLLFADDELMGVTPPMFIETTIVQTDPGFKGDTVQGSTKPATIDTGAVIQVPMYLNEGEVIKVDTRDGKFVSRV
- a CDS encoding fructose-specific PTS transporter subunit EIIC, which translates into the protein MAKFDIIAATGCPTGIAHTFMAKEALEKAAAERGLTIKVETHGQVGVENELTKSEITGAKAVVVAADKDVQAERFAGKPMVSVGVSKALSVEAAGKLIDRALAAKGDSTVAAAADVEDEVEEKESIGHVIYKHLMNGVSHMLVFVVAGGVLTAVSFLWGITSFDSTASDYNSFAAMLKIIGGIAMNLMVPVLSAYIAESIGKRPALVPGFVAGMIAIQGLPVNAETGMIDAGGAGVGFGFLGGIVGGFLAGYVILLLEKVFAGLPKNLDGLKAIFLYPLFSTAIVGLVMLGISGPMAAINTAMMDFLKGLSASGAVVLGLAIGCMCAFDMGGPVNKAAYVTGTAMLTEALAAGVGTDTYNFGTNFMAAVSAACIVPPLITTFAVVVGKKYFSQEDHDAGIVNLILGCTHITEGAIPFMTKNIWPVMPIMMLGSSIASILTIMFNVHDPAPHGGFLVLPVVENGPLWVLAILIGAVVGGILFVAFKKYDFEKNQKAAPVAKPVEASKAAAVEAPKAEAADFVKVENVFVAEDFASRDEALSFVSNQAVKAGIASDADAVMNAFLAREAEGTTGMMEGFAIPHAKSDAITEAAVIVVKDESGVTGWDTMDGAPVNVAIALLIPGAQAGTTHLKILSKVAEALMDEDFRATVKGSTDAAKIAKTINARLV
- a CDS encoding shikimate kinase is translated as MSQHIKHGCDHIFFIGFLGAGKSTLARNVGTMFKRRFIDTDRLVVRRCGKSVTEIFETEGEDRFRELETSALRSLQSERSLLVSCGGGIVETPVNIELMHEMGTCVYLEGDFEDSLRQIRRSDTRPDFRSPEHAARLFEHRRPLYRQAADITLDIRNKSFEDVSYLCAEMLLERGLL
- a CDS encoding M24 family metallopeptidase, whose protein sequence is MSEFAAGPAGRIERVRALMAERGYDAIVVRDEANLRWLTGVKGVFDYTFEFPHAAFITADQCLFHTDSRYLNSFEENTPAGSPWVYDMDEGTIPGWVAGKIAANKCRVCAVEDDMQINFYQGIQRGLEDRSVACMLPLMHDDIRKMRAIKDAEEIELMRHAQSITDAAFQHMLGFIKPGMTEKQVRNELENFMFANGADSLAFGSIVASGPNTANPHAVPSDRVIEKGDFVLMDYGAGYCDYRSDMTRTVVMGEPTQEQLDLYALVRRTHEECVAAIHPGVEGNDIFKLSKKIIGDAGYGDYYNHGLGHGVGIDIHELPNFNRSKNTIEIGSVITMEPGVYLPGVGGVRLEDYGVVTENGYEPFTKTPHDLHVIDC
- a CDS encoding DNA repair protein RecN translates to MIDELQVSNIALIREATLVPSAGLTVLTGETGAGKTALLSALKLILGERADSSTVREGEALASVEARLFDGPHDTEGFTVQRSLSAEGRSRVKIDGRIASVRELSERVGVMMDLCGQHEHQRLLDPAHHVAMVDAWAGRAALEALEKYRACFKASRVAANEVRRVEEASRAQGSRVEEARFALERIGEVDPKPGECEELEELLPRSEHAEVLVATANDAHASLAAEGGALDAVNSAVAELSRMASVDRKLGDIADALSDACISLEDSANELRAYRDGVAFDPRELARMRERYSDLKGLLRQWGPTMDDVFAMRERSQELLSLVDDGDEQIKKAREALGSAERELFAAAKALKRARNTAAPRFCHEVGRQMARLEMGGAELVWESRDLPRAEWTPVGPSSYELLYRSGAGLTPRPLRRIASGGELSRVMLASKVVLGNADGVDTLVFDEVDAGVGGSTARALAGVLADLAATHQVIVVTHLAQVAVMADKHYVVSKEPGDVPQTHLDEVTGEARTAEIARMLSGDQSEASLAHAKQMLEEARG
- a CDS encoding TlyA family RNA methyltransferase; its protein translation is MKRVRLDDELISQGICADRADALRTLMAGLVSSGGERLTSPGLKVTPGLPLHVKGRIPYVGRGGLKLEGALDAFCTDPTGLACLDVGCSTGGFTDCLLKRGAATVVSVDVGRAQFDWSLRQDDRVTLHERTNVTQLPELGYAGAIDLAVCDVSFTSIANIIDAVLACLKPSGSFCTLVKPQFEAPASLVGEGGIVTDPAVRVDTLVAVIELFAAKSLFPVDVCVSPIHGAKGNVEFFLYGTRFAPGERTDDELQSQVSVLSEKAATL
- a CDS encoding NAD(+)/NADH kinase — encoded protein: MKVFLVPNYYKQEAVESGLMLELWLSRQGYEVAWAADQRSKIQSAPDVDDADLVITLGGDGTLLRAARILNHREIPILGLSYGHLGFLTAASPEERDILQVVSDALSGELHVSRRATIAADIVSVREDGTKDVVRTFALNDMALTRGPLSDMVEFDITVSGHHIDRLRGDGVVVSTATGSTGYALSAGGPIVSPDYTGMVCVPIAPHTIQARAFLTSPSDVVEIFMSDDRPSVPAIAIDGQFITCDGTVESVAVRRGPGDVLLLDYGPESFYNSVSRVFYGVRHDR